Proteins from one Bacteroides mediterraneensis genomic window:
- a CDS encoding AraC family transcriptional regulator: MRNEIKKNYKYLISSQKDKDWGITVNTVGYEIIEKNYETYPPRTGHPEQFFFTPSRGRKLDSYQLLYIIKGKGIFFTSPEDSIDIKEGDMIILRPNQWHSYMPDKKTGWTEMWIGFEGVNMDSRFKNNFFNKEQIIYRISVQDNIVNLYNQAIKVANEEKAACQQYLAGIANLILGMTMYYDYNRCFDTVTEEQIDKAKIIIRENLLKGITAKDVASQINMSYSWFRKLFKDYTGVSPAHYIQELKIQEAKQLLASNKIKIKEISFFLGFDDITYFLKVFKKYTGYTPLEYKKTFYNS; encoded by the coding sequence ATGAGAAACGAAATAAAAAAAAACTATAAATACCTTATCAGCAGCCAAAAAGACAAGGACTGGGGAATAACGGTAAATACTGTAGGATATGAAATTATTGAAAAGAACTACGAAACATATCCACCACGTACAGGTCATCCGGAACAATTTTTCTTTACCCCATCACGTGGTAGGAAATTGGACAGCTATCAACTTCTATATATAATAAAAGGTAAAGGGATTTTTTTTACCTCACCTGAGGATAGCATAGATATTAAGGAAGGCGACATGATTATACTTCGCCCAAACCAATGGCACAGTTACATGCCTGACAAAAAAACAGGATGGACTGAAATGTGGATTGGTTTTGAAGGTGTAAATATGGACAGTAGATTCAAAAACAATTTCTTCAACAAAGAACAAATAATATATAGGATAAGCGTACAAGACAATATCGTAAACCTGTATAATCAGGCTATAAAAGTAGCCAACGAAGAAAAAGCGGCATGCCAACAATATCTTGCCGGCATAGCAAATCTGATTCTTGGCATGACAATGTATTATGACTATAACAGATGTTTCGATACAGTTACTGAAGAACAAATAGACAAAGCCAAAATTATAATAAGAGAAAATCTACTGAAAGGAATAACAGCTAAAGATGTAGCTTCCCAAATAAACATGAGTTATTCATGGTTCCGCAAACTATTCAAGGACTACACAGGTGTATCACCTGCACACTATATTCAAGAACTGAAAATACAAGAGGCCAAACAATTATTGGCTAGTAATAAAATTAAAATAAAAGAGATTTCATTTTTTCTTGGATTTGATGATATAACATATTTCTTAAAAGTCTTCAAAAAATATACAGGATATACTCCCCTTGAATATAAAAAAACATTCTATAATAGTTAA
- a CDS encoding rhamnulokinase family protein — translation MKVYYFIAFDLGATSGRTILGKLEGEKLTLEEITRFPNQMLQWNGHFYWNIYSLYENLKKGLSEVARKGVPVTSAGIDTWGVDIVCVSPDGELCGIPYAYRDPQTIGKKEEYFDKVMSSKYVYMRSGIQHMNFNTIFQLYVMNGRKCNSMQNADKILFIPDALNYMLTGKKVTEYTIASTSGLLNPESRDWDDMLLKSVGVDREKWASIVKPGTVIGNITDELAEELQIRPVPVVAVAEHDTASAVAAIPALDKNFAYLSSGTWSLMGIETEHPVVNEKTTEYNITNEGGVDGTIRLLKNITGMWIVEQCLKRWKKDGIEYSYPEMVKMASEAEGFKCFIDPDDALFVNPADMPEAINEYCKRTGQAAPQTHAAYIRMIFESLAMKYREILDVFNTLAENPIEKLHVIGGGSRNVLLNQFTSNAIGLPVIAGPAEASSVGNIMLQAKAAGIVNSLQEMRNVISANVELSIYNPMDSESWSEAYQKYLEIINK, via the coding sequence ATGAAAGTATACTATTTTATCGCATTCGATTTAGGTGCTACAAGTGGCAGAACCATACTGGGAAAACTGGAAGGAGAGAAGCTAACCTTAGAAGAAATAACACGTTTCCCTAACCAAATGTTGCAGTGGAACGGACATTTCTATTGGAATATTTATTCATTGTATGAAAATCTGAAGAAAGGACTTTCGGAAGTAGCCCGTAAGGGAGTTCCTGTAACATCTGCAGGTATTGATACCTGGGGAGTGGATATCGTATGTGTAAGTCCCGATGGAGAATTGTGTGGTATACCATACGCATACAGAGACCCACAGACTATAGGAAAGAAAGAAGAATATTTCGATAAAGTGATGAGTTCTAAATATGTGTATATGCGCAGCGGCATACAGCACATGAATTTCAATACAATCTTCCAACTTTATGTGATGAATGGGCGTAAATGTAATTCAATGCAGAACGCAGATAAAATACTTTTTATTCCAGATGCGTTGAACTATATGCTTACAGGAAAGAAAGTTACAGAATATACCATAGCATCTACTTCAGGTTTGTTAAATCCGGAGTCAAGAGACTGGGATGATATGTTACTTAAGAGTGTTGGAGTAGATAGAGAAAAGTGGGCTTCTATTGTAAAGCCTGGTACTGTGATTGGAAATATTACTGACGAACTGGCCGAAGAACTCCAAATACGACCTGTTCCTGTTGTTGCTGTGGCAGAACACGATACAGCTTCAGCTGTTGCTGCAATCCCAGCCTTGGATAAAAACTTTGCTTATCTTAGTTCAGGTACATGGTCACTTATGGGTATTGAAACAGAACATCCGGTGGTAAATGAAAAAACTACTGAATACAATATTACAAATGAAGGAGGTGTGGACGGCACAATCAGGCTTCTTAAAAATATTACTGGTATGTGGATTGTGGAACAGTGTCTGAAGCGCTGGAAGAAGGACGGTATAGAATATTCTTATCCTGAAATGGTAAAGATGGCTTCCGAAGCAGAGGGCTTCAAATGCTTTATCGATCCTGATGATGCTCTGTTTGTCAATCCTGCAGATATGCCAGAGGCTATCAATGAATATTGTAAAAGAACAGGACAGGCTGCACCTCAGACTCATGCAGCTTATATAAGAATGATTTTCGAGAGTCTTGCAATGAAATATCGTGAGATACTTGATGTATTCAATACATTGGCAGAGAATCCCATTGAAAAACTTCATGTTATAGGAGGAGGTTCAAGAAATGTACTTCTTAATCAGTTTACTTCAAATGCTATAGGACTTCCTGTTATTGCAGGCCCTGCTGAGGCTTCATCTGTAGGAAATATCATGCTACAGGCTAAAGCTGCCGGAATTGTAAATTCGCTTCAGGAAATGAGAAATGTAATTTCAGCAAACGTAGAGCTTTCCATATATAATCCTATGGATTCAGAAAGCTGGAGTGAAGCATATCAGAAGTATCTGGAAATCATAAACAAGTAA
- a CDS encoding L-rhamnose isomerase, with translation MKEELIVKSYEIAKERYAALGVDTDKVLEQMQNFHLSLHCWQADDVAGFEVQAGQLSGGIQATGNYPGKARNIDELRADIIKAKSMIPGTHRLNLHEIYGDFQGKVVDRDEVDTTHFQSWIEWGKENNMKLDFNTTCFGHPKSGNLSLSNPDKGIRDFWIEHSKRCRAIAEDMGKAQGDPCIMNVWVHDGSKDITVNRMKYRENLKNSLDEIFATEYKNMKDCIESKVFGIGLESYTVGSNEFYVAYGAQNNKMVTLDTGHFHPTESVADKVSSLLLYVPELMLHVSRPVRWDSDHVTIMDDPTLDLFSEIVRCDALDRVHYGLDYFDASINRIGAYVIGSRAAQKSMVRALLEPLAKLRGYEANDMGFQRLALLEEAKALPWNAVYDMFCLKNGVPVGNEFIAEVEKYEAEVTSKR, from the coding sequence ATGAAAGAAGAATTAATTGTAAAATCGTACGAGATTGCAAAAGAACGTTATGCAGCATTAGGTGTAGATACAGACAAAGTATTGGAACAGATGCAGAATTTCCACCTTTCACTTCATTGTTGGCAGGCTGATGATGTAGCCGGTTTTGAAGTACAGGCAGGACAGCTTAGCGGAGGAATTCAGGCTACAGGTAATTATCCTGGAAAGGCAAGAAACATTGACGAACTTCGTGCTGATATCATAAAGGCTAAATCAATGATTCCGGGAACACACCGTCTGAATCTTCACGAAATATATGGTGATTTCCAGGGTAAGGTAGTAGACCGTGATGAAGTTGACACAACTCATTTCCAGAGCTGGATAGAATGGGGTAAGGAAAACAATATGAAGCTTGACTTCAACACTACATGTTTCGGTCATCCGAAGAGCGGAAACCTTTCACTTTCAAATCCAGACAAGGGTATTCGTGATTTCTGGATTGAACACAGCAAGCGTTGTCGTGCCATTGCGGAAGATATGGGTAAGGCTCAGGGCGATCCATGTATCATGAACGTATGGGTACACGACGGTAGCAAGGATATTACTGTAAACCGTATGAAGTATCGTGAAAACCTCAAGAACTCTCTTGACGAGATTTTCGCAACTGAATACAAGAACATGAAGGACTGTATCGAATCAAAAGTGTTCGGTATCGGACTTGAAAGCTACACTGTAGGTTCAAATGAATTCTATGTAGCTTATGGAGCACAGAACAATAAAATGGTAACTCTTGATACTGGGCACTTTCACCCGACAGAAAGCGTGGCAGACAAGGTATCTTCTCTCTTGCTTTATGTTCCAGAACTGATGCTTCATGTAAGCCGTCCTGTTCGTTGGGACTCAGACCATGTAACTATAATGGACGATCCTACACTTGATTTGTTCAGTGAAATCGTTCGTTGTGACGCTCTCGACAGAGTTCATTACGGTCTCGACTATTTCGATGCTTCAATCAATCGTATAGGTGCGTATGTGATTGGTAGCCGTGCTGCACAGAAGAGTATGGTACGTGCATTGCTTGAACCATTGGCTAAACTTCGTGGATATGAAGCTAATGATATGGGATTCCAGCGTCTGGCTCTTCTTGAAGAAGCTAAGGCATTGCCTTGGAATGCAGTTTACGACATGTTCTGCCTGAAGAATGGGGTGCCTGTAGGCAATGAATTTATAGCAGAAGTCGAAAAGTACGAAGCTGAAGTTACTTCAAAACGTTGA
- the rhaT gene encoding L-rhamnose/proton symporter RhaT — protein sequence MDVLLGLLIIAIGSFGQSSSYVPIKKIKSWEWENFWLVQGIFAWLVFPLLGALLAVPEGGFLFSLLSSGGALKAIVYGVLWGVGGLTFGLSMRYLGVALGQSISLGTCAAFGTLFPTLMAGTDLFHGEGLVLLLGVCITLAGIAVIGYSGSLRSQSMSEEEKKAAVKDFALTKGLLVALLAGVMSACFALGLDAGTSIKEAALSAGVNPLYAGLPVILLVTFGGFLTNAVYCFWQNIKNGTTKDYFKVSPSQFINNVLFCMLAGVLWYSQFFGLEMGKSFFTDNAVLMAFAWSILMSFNVVFSNLWGIILREWAGADRKTLVTLGIGLLILIFSIFFSSLV from the coding sequence ATGGATGTTTTATTAGGTTTATTAATAATAGCCATAGGCAGTTTTGGCCAGTCCAGTTCATATGTTCCAATCAAGAAAATCAAATCTTGGGAATGGGAAAACTTCTGGTTGGTACAAGGCATATTTGCCTGGTTGGTATTTCCACTTCTCGGAGCACTCTTGGCGGTGCCCGAGGGTGGTTTCCTTTTTTCGTTACTATCGTCAGGAGGAGCCCTGAAGGCAATAGTATATGGAGTGTTGTGGGGAGTAGGCGGACTTACATTCGGGCTAAGTATGCGCTATCTTGGCGTGGCTTTGGGACAGTCTATTTCTTTAGGAACATGTGCAGCTTTCGGTACGTTGTTCCCTACTCTTATGGCCGGTACTGATTTGTTTCATGGCGAAGGACTTGTACTTCTTTTAGGTGTATGTATCACTCTTGCCGGTATAGCTGTTATCGGTTATAGTGGTTCTCTTCGTTCGCAGTCAATGAGTGAAGAAGAAAAGAAAGCGGCAGTTAAAGACTTTGCCCTTACCAAGGGACTTCTTGTAGCTCTTCTAGCAGGAGTTATGAGTGCATGTTTTGCACTTGGGCTTGATGCTGGAACTTCTATTAAGGAGGCTGCCTTATCAGCCGGTGTCAATCCTCTTTATGCCGGATTACCGGTCATTCTGTTGGTTACTTTTGGTGGTTTCCTTACCAATGCAGTTTATTGTTTCTGGCAGAATATAAAGAATGGAACAACAAAAGACTATTTCAAGGTCTCTCCCTCACAGTTTATCAACAATGTGTTGTTCTGCATGCTTGCAGGAGTATTATGGTATTCACAGTTCTTCGGTCTGGAAATGGGTAAAAGCTTCTTTACTGACAATGCTGTCCTTATGGCATTTGCTTGGAGCATACTTATGTCGTTTAATGTTGTCTTTTCAAATTTATGGGGAATTATCCTGCGCGAATGGGCAGGGGCAGACCGCAAGACTCTTGTTACTTTAGGTATAGGTTTATTGATTTTGATATTCTCAATCTTCTTCTCGTCGCTGGTATAG
- the rhaD gene encoding rhamnulose-1-phosphate aldolase yields MVYNNSISGIISQIAEVAGYLWERGWAERNGGNISYNITDVVDEAITSLKPLGEAIVLPQPVKNLCSNYFIVTGTGKRMRYVHSNPMKNMSIIRISADGTYYDIIAEEYIRPTSELPSHLMIHDYLIGKGRNNKVVVHTHPIELVAMTHNPAFLEKDVLSKILWSMIPETRAFCPKGLGIARYQLPGSVVLAEETIKQLDEYDVVMWEKHGAVAVGGDLIEAFDMIDTLSKSAKIYESACSMGFVPKGMTDEQMDELKRVFNL; encoded by the coding sequence ATGGTTTACAACAATTCAATTTCAGGAATTATCTCTCAGATAGCTGAAGTAGCCGGTTACCTTTGGGAACGCGGATGGGCTGAACGTAATGGTGGTAATATATCTTATAATATTACAGATGTAGTGGATGAGGCAATTACTTCCCTCAAACCACTTGGAGAAGCAATTGTACTTCCTCAGCCTGTAAAGAACTTGTGCAGTAATTATTTTATAGTGACAGGTACAGGTAAAAGAATGCGTTATGTACATTCTAATCCGATGAAAAATATGTCAATAATACGTATATCTGCTGACGGTACATATTATGACATCATTGCAGAAGAATATATACGTCCTACTTCAGAATTGCCTTCACATTTGATGATACATGACTATCTTATCGGAAAAGGTAGAAATAATAAGGTCGTTGTTCACACACACCCTATAGAACTTGTAGCTATGACTCATAATCCGGCTTTCCTAGAGAAAGATGTATTGAGCAAGATCCTTTGGAGTATGATACCGGAGACACGTGCTTTCTGTCCGAAAGGTTTAGGAATAGCTAGATATCAGTTGCCAGGTTCGGTAGTCCTTGCAGAGGAAACTATCAAACAGCTTGACGAATATGATGTCGTAATGTGGGAAAAACACGGTGCCGTAGCTGTTGGTGGGGATTTGATTGAGGCATTCGATATGATAGATACATTATCAAAATCAGCCAAAATCTATGAGTCTGCTTGTTCAATGGGATTTGTACCAAAAGGAATGACAGACGAACAAATGGACGAACTTAAACGAGTGTTTAACCTGTAA
- the fucO gene encoding lactaldehyde reductase: MVNRFVLNEVSYFGPGAREVLPKETSRLGLKKAFVATDKDLIKFGVADKVLSVLRNANIPYEVFSEIKPNPTVSNVKAGLAAYAASGADFIIAIGGGSSMDTAKAIGIITNNPEFSDVVSLEGVADTKKKSVPIIALPTTAGTAAEVTINYVITDEENHKKMVCVDPNDIPAIAIVDAELMYTLPKSLTAATGLDALTHAIEGLITKGAWEMSDMFEIKAIEMIARYLETAVNEPNNAEARNGMAVAQYIAGMAFSNVGLGVVHGMAHPLGAIFDIPHGVANALLLPTIMEFNAPAALDKYVDIAKAMNVYSAGMTKEEAADAAVKAVKELSVRVGIPQHLSELGINAEDLPRLARAAYADVCTPGNPREVTEEIILELYKKTL, encoded by the coding sequence ATGGTAAATAGATTTGTATTGAACGAAGTATCTTACTTTGGTCCCGGAGCCAGAGAAGTTCTTCCAAAAGAAACATCACGTCTTGGCTTGAAAAAGGCTTTTGTAGCAACAGACAAGGATTTGATAAAGTTTGGTGTTGCCGATAAAGTATTATCAGTTTTGCGTAATGCCAATATCCCATACGAAGTTTTCAGCGAGATCAAACCTAATCCTACGGTTTCTAACGTTAAGGCTGGTCTTGCAGCATATGCAGCTTCAGGTGCTGATTTCATTATTGCCATTGGTGGCGGTTCGTCAATGGACACAGCCAAGGCTATTGGTATCATAACCAATAATCCTGAGTTCTCCGATGTAGTATCTCTGGAAGGAGTTGCCGATACAAAGAAGAAGTCAGTTCCTATCATAGCCCTTCCAACTACAGCTGGAACAGCTGCAGAAGTTACTATCAACTATGTTATTACTGACGAGGAAAACCACAAGAAGATGGTTTGTGTCGATCCTAATGATATCCCTGCTATTGCCATAGTCGATGCCGAACTTATGTACACTCTTCCAAAGAGTCTGACAGCAGCAACAGGTTTGGATGCTTTGACTCATGCCATCGAAGGTCTTATCACTAAAGGTGCATGGGAGATGAGTGACATGTTTGAAATCAAGGCGATCGAGATGATAGCACGCTATCTTGAAACAGCAGTGAATGAACCAAATAATGCCGAAGCACGTAATGGTATGGCTGTTGCACAGTACATAGCCGGTATGGCATTCTCTAACGTAGGTTTGGGAGTAGTACACGGTATGGCTCATCCATTGGGAGCAATCTTCGATATACCTCACGGTGTGGCGAATGCACTTTTATTGCCAACAATTATGGAATTCAATGCTCCGGCCGCCTTGGATAAGTATGTTGATATTGCCAAGGCTATGAATGTATATTCAGCCGGAATGACAAAGGAAGAAGCTGCAGATGCAGCTGTCAAAGCGGTTAAGGAATTGTCAGTACGTGTAGGAATACCTCAGCATCTTTCAGAATTGGGAATTAATGCTGAAGATCTTCCTCGCCTTGCGAGGGCAGCATATGCAGATGTATGTACTCCTGGTAATCCGCGTGAGGTGACAGAAGAGATAATCCTTGAACTTTACAAGAAGACTTTGTAA
- a CDS encoding glycoside hydrolase family 3 N-terminal domain-containing protein: MKTTVLIVSLILLSACTESKVEKVNQENEFVENIVSRMTIDEKIEQMVQDAPYNERLGIPRMMYSECLHGLWLDGATVFPQAIALGSTWNPELIKKMTSYIAKEARGIGVTHCYSPNLDVSIGDARYGRIEESYGEDPYLVSRMGVAFIKGLQGEGDEYLDENHIIATAKHFVAYPENRTGLNGAFSDVSLRRLYEIHFPSFEAAVKEAKVGSLMPAHQDLNGVPCHANSWLINDVLRKEWGFDGFLISDNTDVGRLRTMHKIASNKTEAAVLAMKAGVDMELVIGKNPDQLSYTMDVLEDTILKDRSLMKYVDANVKRIITAKYRLGMFESAPAISNDMIVESSEEAQQCALDVARNAVILLKNDNNILPLDKSKIKSIAVIGPNASETIRNNRYIQTGSYSGMPPYYTSVLEGIRNKVGDKVKVNYAEGCDFFSNSKAGFSQAVNAARNSDVVVLAVGGCSLTCGEGHDRDDINLVGVQSELIEAISKTGKPIVMIMINGRPLDIEKEVGMVDALIEGWYLGMRTGDALADVIFGDYNPGGKLTVSFPRNVGQLPVTYLQKPDFVGSGKGQYQDSSKEPLFHFGYGMSYTKFEYSKPVLSSSRIKAGESVKLKIDVKNIGEYDGDEIVQVYIKDDYASVGRYNKMLKAFDRVHIKKGETKTVEFELTPDKFELYDVNMKKTIEPGTFTIFVGSSSREQDLKQIVLTVK; the protein is encoded by the coding sequence ATGAAAACTACGGTATTAATAGTGAGTTTGATCCTGCTCTCTGCTTGTACAGAAAGTAAAGTAGAAAAGGTAAATCAAGAGAATGAATTCGTTGAGAATATTGTCTCAAGAATGACCATTGATGAAAAAATAGAGCAAATGGTGCAGGATGCTCCATATAATGAAAGACTTGGCATTCCAAGAATGATGTATAGTGAATGCCTGCATGGATTATGGTTGGATGGCGCTACAGTTTTCCCTCAGGCTATAGCTTTAGGATCTACTTGGAATCCTGAGTTGATAAAAAAAATGACATCATATATAGCTAAAGAAGCAAGAGGGATTGGTGTTACTCATTGTTATTCTCCGAATCTGGATGTCAGCATAGGAGATGCACGATATGGACGAATTGAAGAATCATATGGTGAGGATCCTTATTTGGTTAGTCGTATGGGAGTAGCCTTTATAAAAGGTCTTCAAGGAGAAGGAGATGAATATTTGGATGAGAATCATATAATTGCCACAGCCAAACATTTTGTTGCATATCCGGAAAATCGTACAGGATTAAATGGTGCCTTTTCAGATGTGTCTTTACGTCGATTATATGAAATTCATTTTCCTTCTTTTGAGGCTGCTGTAAAGGAAGCTAAAGTTGGAAGTTTGATGCCGGCACATCAGGATTTAAATGGTGTACCATGTCATGCTAATTCATGGCTGATTAATGATGTATTGCGCAAGGAATGGGGCTTTGATGGTTTTCTTATATCTGATAACACAGATGTTGGACGTTTACGGACAATGCATAAGATTGCCAGCAACAAAACAGAGGCTGCCGTTTTGGCTATGAAAGCCGGTGTTGATATGGAATTGGTTATAGGAAAAAATCCGGATCAACTTTCTTATACAATGGATGTCCTGGAAGATACTATTCTTAAAGACAGATCTTTAATGAAATATGTTGACGCTAATGTTAAGCGTATCATTACTGCAAAATATCGTCTTGGTATGTTTGAAAGTGCCCCTGCAATTTCAAATGATATGATTGTTGAAAGTAGCGAAGAAGCGCAGCAATGTGCACTTGATGTTGCCCGTAATGCAGTTATTCTACTAAAGAATGATAATAATATTCTTCCTTTGGATAAATCGAAAATAAAGTCTATTGCTGTTATTGGCCCTAATGCTTCAGAAACCATAAGGAATAACAGATATATTCAGACTGGAAGTTATTCCGGTATGCCACCTTATTATACATCTGTTCTGGAAGGAATCAGGAATAAAGTTGGCGATAAAGTTAAAGTAAACTATGCAGAAGGTTGTGACTTCTTTTCAAATTCTAAAGCAGGATTTTCACAGGCTGTAAATGCTGCGCGTAATTCGGATGTTGTTGTTCTCGCAGTTGGAGGTTGCTCGTTGACTTGTGGTGAAGGTCACGACCGCGATGATATAAATCTTGTAGGTGTACAGAGTGAATTAATTGAAGCAATATCAAAAACAGGCAAACCTATTGTTATGATTATGATAAATGGTCGTCCTCTGGATATTGAGAAAGAAGTAGGAATGGTCGATGCTTTGATTGAAGGATGGTATCTTGGTATGCGTACCGGTGATGCTTTGGCAGATGTTATTTTTGGAGACTATAATCCGGGTGGAAAGCTTACAGTTTCTTTCCCACGAAATGTAGGACAACTTCCTGTAACATATTTGCAGAAGCCTGATTTTGTAGGTTCAGGTAAAGGTCAGTATCAGGATTCTTCCAAAGAACCTTTATTTCATTTCGGTTATGGTATGAGTTATACCAAATTTGAATATTCAAAGCCTGTGTTATCTTCATCAAGAATAAAGGCCGGTGAAAGTGTAAAACTTAAGATTGACGTTAAGAATATTGGTGAGTATGATGGTGACGAAATAGTTCAGGTATATATTAAAGATGATTATGCTTCTGTAGGCAGATATAATAAGATGCTTAAGGCTTTCGATAGAGTACATATAAAGAAAGGAGAGACCAAAACAGTAGAATTTGAGCTCACTCCTGATAAATTTGAATTATATGACGTTAATATGAAAAAGACAATTGAGCCAGGAACATTTACAATATTTGTTGGCTCATCATCTCGTGAGCAGGATCTTAAACAGATTGTATTGACTGTAAAATAG